The segment atacaatttcgCATGGACTCTTAATTCACTGTGATCGccaaagataaaaatattgaaaaaaaaatacaatacacTGTAAGGGGCAGGATCTAAAGCCTACTTGAGATCAAGAGTATTTGTGTAATTGAAAGGAATGACAGTCTTTAAAGGgtttgaattgacttatttttaaataattttgatatgtaagtcacttttaatttttagaaatcTTGACAAAGACGAAATACTTATAAATACTTTAATCTTAAAACGACACTTTTCACTTTTTGATTTTACTTGAGGCTTATCCAAACTCCCTTATGTTTAAATTTAAGTCGAAAGTGATTAAGTAATTGCACCAAGATAACACGAGTTAATTTGAAGGTTGCAAATCCAAAATTTTTACTCCCCGCTTttaattgtgataatttttatttttagaatcaaattataaattttttgataatattgatatgcaaaaaaattaaaattaataatagaaaaggaataaatatagtgataatttaattttcataaagtttttgaatatttaaatattttgtttaaaatatcgatataatataatctaatttaattttaaaaattcgtcaagttgacttttgaaaaaagtaacatgaaaaataaaaattaacgaACTAATACGAGACAAAAGTATGCCAATTCTAAACatgatatgaacaaattaattttcctaatgaaaattttatgttcATATTAGCAGTATCATCATATGTCTGTGCAACTTCATCGCACGATTCAAACTTTTGCAAGTTCTATCATACGAAAACCAAAATGTTCTTtaattgacaaaaataaaaaactgaaTGAGTTGTCAAAACTGGGTCAAACAGATGAAGCACGAAAGTTGTTTGATAAAATGCCTGAGAGAGACGAATTTACATGGACTACAATGGTTGCGGCATATGCAAATGGAGGGAGGCTTGTTGAAGCAAGGCAAGTGTTCCAGGAGGTCCCAACTAAGAGTTCAATTACTTGGTCTTCTCTTATTTGTGGATACTGTAAGCATGGTTTTGAAATTGAAGGATTTGAATTGTTTTGGCAAATGCAAAGTGAGGGACATATGCCTAGTCAGTTTACATTGGGAAGTATTTTGAGAATGTGTGCGATAAAGGGTTTGCTTTCGAGAGGTGAACAGATACATGGATATGCTATTAAGACTTGTTTTGATATAAATGTTTTTGTAATGACTGGACTTATTGATATGTATGCGAAGTCTAAGCGTGTCTTGGAGGCTGAGTGTATTTTCCAAATAATGTCTCATGGGAAAAATCATGTTACTTGGACTGCTATGATTAATGGTTATTCTTTAAATGGTGATGCATTAAGAGCAATTCAGTGTTTTAGCAACATGCGTGCAGAAGGGATTGAGGCAAATCAGTACACATTTCCAGGTGTTTTGAGTTCATGTGCTGCACTCTCTGATATTAGATTTGGGGTGCAGGTACATGGTTGTATTGTTAACGGTGGTTTTGAGGCCAACGTGTTTGTTCAAAGCTCGTTAATCGACATGTATTGTAAATGTGAGGATTTGCACAGTGCTAAGAAAGCATTGAAACAGATGGAGGTAAATCATGCAGTTTCTTGGAATTCCATGATACTTGGGTACGTGAGGAATGGATTACCAGAGGAGGCACTGTCTCTGTTCGAAAAGATGTATGCTAGTGATATGGAAGTGGATGAGTTTACTTACCCTTCGGTTCTGAATTCCCTTGCTTGTATGCAGGATACCAAAAATGGGATATGTCTTCACTGCTTGGTTGTTAAAACTGGATATGAGAGCTACAAGCTTGTAAGCAATGCACTTATTGATATGTATGCCAAACAGGAAGACCTAACTTGTGCGATTAATGTTTTCAACAGCATGGTTGAGAAGGATGTAATCTCATGGACATCACTTGTCACTGGTTGTGCTCACAATGGCTTTTATGAAGAAGCTCTGAAATTATTCTATGAGATGAGAATGGCTGAAACTAAACCAGACCAAATTATCATTGCTAGTGTTCTAAGTTCTTGCTCAGAGTTGGCACTACTTGAACTTGGGCAGCAAGTTCATGGGGATTTTATTAAATCTGGCCTTGAGGCATCATTATCAGTTGATAATTCTCTTATGACAATGTATGCCAATTGTGGGTGCCTTGAAGATGCCAAAAAAGTATTTAACTCAATGCAAATGCATAATGTGATCAGTTGGACTGCTCTCATAGTAGCTTATGCCCAGAATGGCAAAGGAAAGGAGTCCCTGAGATTTTATGAGGAGATGATTGCAAGTGGAATAGAACCTGACTTTATTACATTTATAGGACTATTATTTGCCTGCAGCCATACAGGTCTCGTTGACGATGGAAAGAAGTACTTCGCTTCAATGAAGAAAGATTATGGCATAAGACCAAGCCCTGATCACTATGCATGCATGATTGATCTTTTGGGTCGTGCGGGGAAAATACAGGAGGCTGAGAAGTTAGTTAATGAAATGGATATTGAACCTGATGCTACTGTGTGGAAAGCGTTGCTTGCTGCATGTAGAGTACATGGGAACACAGATCTAGCAGAGAAAGCTTCAATGGCCCTCTTTCAGCTGGAACCACAAGATGCTGTTCCGTATGTTATGTTGTCAAATATCTATTCTGCTGCTGGAAAATGGGAAAATGCAGCAAAACTtagaagaaaaatgaatttgaagGGTTTAAACAAAGAGCCTGGTTATAGTTGGATTGAGATGAATGGAGTGGTGCACACATTTATATCTGAGGAAAGAAGTCATACAAAGAGTGATGAAATTTACTCAAAACTTGAGGATGTTATTGCATTGATAAAGGAAGCTGGATATGTGGCAGACACAAATTTTTCTCTCCATGATATCAATGAAGAAGGAAGGGAACGAAGTCTTTCTTATCACAGTGAGAAGTTGGCTATTTCATTTGGGCTTCTTTATGTGCCAAAAGGAGTACCAATTCGGATTTACAAGAACCTTCGTGTATGTGGCGACTGCCACAATGCAATGAAATTTGTGTCAAGAGTTTTTGATCGACATATTATTTTGCGAGATTCAAattgttttcatcattttaaGGAAGAGATATGTTCTTGTGGGGATTATTGGTAGAAAACACTCCTTTAATTTTTTGTGGCTCCTGTTTCCTTTGCGCTTGGATAGATCAAAACATTCAATTTCATGGATTGGGTTTGCAGCTCATCACAAGGTTTACAGTTCACATCTGTATATTACTAACTGCTAACAATGCAAATCATTTATTGGAAAATggaaattaaaagtaaaaagttTTATGCAGCTCAATGTGAATGATAAGAATGATTGGAAATGATTGCTCTCTGAGGCTTATACGAGAGTTGATTCCCTAGTCCTTATTCCACAGCACTCTCCCATGGCAGGCACCAATTGCCACTCCCCGGCATCAGGGAGATAACTGGTCTcattttgagaaatatttttgtCTCCGTGAAGTCAGGGTCTGATGATCCTGGAGAAAGCTACGTTCTACATGATCATTTGATGAGTTTTCCTACACAGGTGTGAAACCATCTTCAGATTCTTTTAACAATAATTTTGCTTGGAGTTACTGTTTTTTCATATCCTGATATCCTCTCTGCAGTTAAAGTTGGGAATTATATCCTGTTCAGTAGACAAATTACCCAACCAGAATATACGTACCTGAATGTTCATGTGATAGATAAGTCCATACTAGTACTTCTGTCTTGTGAATATCTGTGTGTTGCCTTGTGAGTAAGGATATTCATTGCTCCAATGCAAAACCATTATGTCATTGTCTTAGGGAGCTTTCTGTTGTTTGTATGGCATGAAAAGTTAATCCTAAAAGAAAGGTAAAGTAAAGGTGCATCCTAGGTTAGTATAATGTTCTGAAGGCAAAgatgtttttcttttgatttaaacttatgtttttttttctttgattccGTCTCCTTCCCTAATAGCAAAAACTGGGAAGTTGAAACTACGTTATAACTGGACAACCTCATAAATGAAAAAGATGGTAAATAATGTCATTTCTGGGGTGGGGTAATTTTCCTTAGATGAGTGTGATACTGTTGTACCTGTTGCTTGAACTCCTAAGTTTCctcattttcttcctttttgttTATGCTAAATGCCGTGTGTACTGTGTTCAATGATGCTGATCCTTTTAGTTGTATTGCCatgttaaaaaaatgtttttgctTCTGACGGTGCAGGCTCTTCTAATTTACTGATTCTCCTGAAAGTAGAGTTCTGTAGTGAAGCATCTTTATAACTCTACAGGTTCTTGCTAGCTGTTTGGtgtaaatgaagaaaaaattgatgGAAAATGGCATTCATTGAATAATGGTTTTGatgaaagaagaaatataagctGGTAGTGATAAATGGATGAAATTTTCATAAGATTGAGGTAATTCTGTGTACTTCCAAAAAGAAGCATGTAATGCAATTTTGAGTGCAAATACACTTGTAAAACTAAATTGTAAGTGGGTCATTGGTTAAAAGATTTAAGATCTAAAAGATGAATCATATGTTTTGGCAAAAAAATTCAGTGGCTTTTTGCTTGATATCATTTGATCAAACGTAAAAATTACTGGGGCCTTAAGTAGGTGTGCACCGCCAGCTTTATGACTCTTCAGCAATGCAAAATTATGCAATGACCATCTCTTGAATAAGAAATTACAATCTACTCGTTTGCCCTTTCTTTCCAAGGATGCCTGTGTTTTTTTCTAGACGAAGTGGATGATGGTTGTATTTCAGAAGTCTAGATATCTtactttcatatttatatatctcTTAATGTCTTGTCAATAAATTGGTTGATGTTCTGCTTTTGAATGGATgctgtttttttaaataattaattcagtTCTATCAAGTCCATTCACAAATTTCTTGTTCTTAATGCAAAAGTTTAAGAACTTCTGCAAGTTTGATAACTTTACTTTTGCTTACAGGAACTTGTAGCTATCCCACCGCCAGTCTGTTTCTCTGTTGCAAGCATATGGTAATATTTCATATACCTGTGCTCATTGCCTAATTAGAAGCATATGACAAGAGCATAATACTTCATAAAGTCTATTGTTCATTGCATGCCTTAGGTTGTATGGACCAGAAGAGAAGCACATGTTATTGAATAAAGTATGTTCATCATTCCCAAGTCCTCTATGACATCAGAGCCCTTACCATTGAAGTCAATGAACCTTTCCTATTATGGGTGCAAGCATGGTGTGCCATTACTACACACATTTCTTGGAACCATCCCCTACAGAATGGATGaaacaaaacacaaaaaagCTGATAATGTTCTCGATGGAGGCAGGAATTAGCGATCAGGATCTCCAACAAGACTATGGGACAGGTTTGAAAGGCACATTCTCTTTTGTTTGATACGGGATACTCAACTTGTTACTTGgcaagaaattttaaaataggtaaccacaaaaaaaaaacaagccAATTGATAGATCAATTAGAATGTCATAATGTCGTTGTGATGGTTATATCTGTGATGGCTCTCATTGTATAGATCAAATAGGTGTCTATTGCCAATTCACAAACCATCTATACCACATGCGTAGTACATTTTGCAGTTGCCAATAAGTAAATAAACCTATCTTGATTGTCTTTATTTATTGAATAGAGATGCAATCTCCCTGGTTCAAATTAGCTGTGATCACAGGACCACAAAGTTGTACTTATTTAGGTGctgatttttataaaagaaattgtaCTTGATGTTAGTGCTTTCAATCATCAATTCATGGCTACGATTGATCTTAAATTGATGGATGAAAAAACTGTACCCAAAACACTGATGATTTGTTAATTAGTTATTGATGCTCAAATGTCATAAAGTTGCCCTCGATCATCTATAATCTATAAAATGTGGCTTGGCGTTTGAtgaagtgatattttttttttacagagtGAAAATGTCAAACTTAATTGAGTTATTTCTATCCACATTTTATCTGGAAGTGCTTCACGCTCTAGAGTTCAACTATTAActtaatatgaatataattagcATGATGCAATTTCACATTTCTATAGGGCAACCAGAAGACATGAAATGTTATACTTTAACGAATATAAAACTCCTAATCATTCATCTATAACTCCAAGTTTGGGAGCACTCATTAATCTTATGAATACCCCTCAAACTAGATATTGCTTGCTAAAAGGTATAAATTAACAGATGAAAACTCTCATCTAAAACTACTGGGGTACTGAACATAATATGTTTATAAAGACGAGAGACACTGCGATAAATCACCCGCAAATCTTACTGTCATATCCGTCATCCGAAACCAACTAGCAAGTAACTAGCTCCCATGTTATGATGT is part of the Solanum lycopersicum chromosome 1, SLM_r2.1 genome and harbors:
- the LOC101257316 gene encoding pentatricopeptide repeat-containing protein At2g03880, mitochondrial; translation: MSVQLHRTIQTFASSIIRKPKCSLIDKNKKLNELSKLGQTDEARKLFDKMPERDEFTWTTMVAAYANGGRLVEARQVFQEVPTKSSITWSSLICGYCKHGFEIEGFELFWQMQSEGHMPSQFTLGSILRMCAIKGLLSRGEQIHGYAIKTCFDINVFVMTGLIDMYAKSKRVLEAECIFQIMSHGKNHVTWTAMINGYSLNGDALRAIQCFSNMRAEGIEANQYTFPGVLSSCAALSDIRFGVQVHGCIVNGGFEANVFVQSSLIDMYCKCEDLHSAKKALKQMEVNHAVSWNSMILGYVRNGLPEEALSLFEKMYASDMEVDEFTYPSVLNSLACMQDTKNGICLHCLVVKTGYESYKLVSNALIDMYAKQEDLTCAINVFNSMVEKDVISWTSLVTGCAHNGFYEEALKLFYEMRMAETKPDQIIIASVLSSCSELALLELGQQVHGDFIKSGLEASLSVDNSLMTMYANCGCLEDAKKVFNSMQMHNVISWTALIVAYAQNGKGKESLRFYEEMIASGIEPDFITFIGLLFACSHTGLVDDGKKYFASMKKDYGIRPSPDHYACMIDLLGRAGKIQEAEKLVNEMDIEPDATVWKALLAACRVHGNTDLAEKASMALFQLEPQDAVPYVMLSNIYSAAGKWENAAKLRRKMNLKGLNKEPGYSWIEMNGVVHTFISEERSHTKSDEIYSKLEDVIALIKEAGYVADTNFSLHDINEEGRERSLSYHSEKLAISFGLLYVPKGVPIRIYKNLRVCGDCHNAMKFVSRVFDRHIILRDSNCFHHFKEEICSCGDYW